The following proteins come from a genomic window of Aspergillus luchuensis IFO 4308 DNA, chromosome 3, nearly complete sequence:
- a CDS encoding acetoacetate--CoA ligase family protein (COG:I;~EggNog:ENOG410PIHX;~InterPro:IPR000873,IPR032387,IPR005914,IPR042099, IPR020845;~PFAM:PF00501,PF16177;~go_function: GO:0030729 - acetoacetate-CoA ligase activity [Evidence IEA];~go_process: GO:0006629 - lipid metabolic process [Evidence IEA]), with product MTRSSDDTVPKELWRHSSPCSTQIYDFIQSANAKHGLSMSTYNDLWQWSVSEPAKFWEDVWKYTSIKAHKSYDRVLSTDELLFPRPNFFEGSRLNFAENLLYPSSSPDENAVAIIAATEADREFVTWKELRDRVRRCANSLKQSGLQEGDRVAGFLGNHTNTVVAMLATASIGAFWTGVSPDTGVHAVLERLKQIEPKILFADNASLYNGKVHGTDAKLRELVPGLPNLEFLVIFETIQSYKLDPQFLVPLRGKVLTYKSFLSTASNPSAPLEFASLGPEHPVYILYSSGTTGAPKPIVHGALGTLLQHKKEHVLHCDLRPGDRLFYFTTTTWMMWHWLVSGLASGATIVLYDGSPFRPFDPEGGKGEMAMPRLIDELQITHFGTSAKYLSMLEQASLHPTSHPHRPVSLKTLKAIFSTGSPLAPSTFEYVYSSIKADLMLGSITGGTDILSLFCGSCPILPVYKGEIQCRCLGMAVSVYDYAGNDVSTSGEAGDLVCTKPFPAQPVMFWPPGPTGAEKYRKSYFDVFGPTIWHHGDFVRLEPHTGGVVMLGRSDGVLKPAGVRFGSAEIYNVLLKHFADEVEDSLCIGRRRDGIDTDETVVLFVKLASSGDAPTTMPPDLATRIQATIRKELSPRHVPGIVDVCPEIPVTSNGKKVESAVKQILCGLNIKIGASVANASCLDWYRAWAAAHP from the exons ATGACTAGGTCCAGTGACGATACGGTACCCAAGGAACTATGGCGACACTCGAGTCCTTGCAGTACCCAAATCTACGACTTCATCCAATCCGCCAATGCCAAGCATGGTCTGTCCATGTCCACTTACAACGATCTCTGGCAGTGGAGTGTCTCTGAGCCCGCCAAGTTCTGGGAGGATGTATGGAAATATACTTCCATCAAGGCCCATAAGTCATATGACCGT GTCCTGAGCACGGACGAACTACTTTTTCCTCGTCCCAACTTTTTCGAGGGGAGTAGGCTTAACTTTGCTGAGAACCTCCTGTAtccgtcttcgtctcctgATGAGAACGCGGTTGCGATAATCGCTGCCACGGAAGCGGATCGGGAATTTGTGACATGGAAGGAGCTGCGCGACCGCGTACGCAGATGTGCCAACTCGCTGAAACAGTCGGGTCTGCAGGAAGGAGACCGTGTGGCAGGGTTTCTTGGTAATCATACCAACACTGTTGTGGCGATGCTGGCAACGGCATCAATTGGCGCCTTCTGGACAGGCGTCTCGCCTGATACTGGCGTACATGCAGTGCTAGAACGTCTCAAGCAAATAGAACCGAAGATCTTGTTCGCCGACAATGCATCTTTATACAACGGGAAGGTGCACGGGACCGATGCTAAATTGCGTGAACTCGTGCCGGGGCTGCCGAACCTGGAGTTTCTCGTCATATTCGAGACAATCCAGTCCTACAAACTGGACCCTCAATTCTTGGTACCACTACGTGGAAAGGTTCTTACCTACAAATCGTTTCTTTCTACGGCCAGCAACCCTTCCGCCCCTCTGGAATTTGCAAGTCTGGGACCCGAACACCCGGTCTACATCTTGTATTCCTCGGGTACTACAGGGGCACCAAAGCCAATTGTCCATGGTGCACTGGGAACGCTGCTGCAACATAAAAAGGAACATGTGCTTCACTGTGATCTTCGTCCTGGAGATCGCTTGTTCTACTTCACGACGACTACTTGGATGATGTGGCATTGGCTTGTTTCTGGTCTTGCCAGTGGCGCTACCATTGTGCTCTATGATGGTTCACCTTTTCGGCCATTCGACCCGGAAGGTGGGAAGGGTGAAATGGCAATGCCACGCCTGATTGACGAGCTGCAAATCACGCACTTCGGAACTTCTGCCAAATACCTATCCATGTTAGAGCAGGCTTCCTTACATCCAACCAGTCACCCTCACCGTCCAGTAAGCTTGAAAACACTGAAAGCTATTTTTAGTACGGGTTCTCCATTGGCGCCGTCTACATTCGAGTACGTTTACTCGTCTATCAAGGCTGATCTCATGCTGGGTTCGATCACCGGCGGGACCGATATCTTGTCGCTATTTTGCGGCAGTTGTCCCATCCTACCTGTCTACAAGGGAGAGATCCAGTGCCGCTGCTTGGGAATGGCTGTTTCAGTCTACGATTACGCTGGCAATGACGTTTCTACTTCTGGTGAGGCCGGCGATCTGGTGTGTACGAAGCCATTTCCTGCGCAGCCTGTCATGTTCTGGCCTCCCGGTCCGACAGGAGCAGAGAAATACCGCAAAAGTTACTTTGACGTCTTCGGGCCAACAATCTGGCACCACGGTGATTTCGTGCGTCTGGAACCCCACACTGGAGGTGTAGTGATGCTGGGTCGCAGTGACGGGGTTCTGAAGCCAGCCGGTGTTCGGTTCGGTAGCGCAGAGATATACAATGTTCTTCTGAAACATTTCGCAGATGAGGTTGAAGATTCTCTGTGTATCGGGCGTCGGCGGGATGGAATTGACACCGATGAAACAGTCGTTCTTTTCGTGAAGCTGGCATCGTCTGGTGACGCTCCAACAACCATGCCGCCTGACCTCGCAACTCGCATCCAAGCGACCATTCGGAAAGAGCTCAGCCCTCGTCATGTCCCTGGAATTGTGGACGTCTGCCCGGAGATTCCGGTGACATCCAACGGCAAGAAAGTTGAAAGCGCTGTGAAGCAGATCCTGTGCGGTCTCAACATCAAGATTGGTGCCAGTGTGGCCAATGCCTCGTGCCTTGACTGGTATCGCGCTTGGGCTGCGGCGCACCCATAG
- the lcb2 gene encoding putative serine palmitoyltransferase 2 (BUSCO:EOG09260Z3X;~COG:O;~EggNog:ENOG410PG3U;~InterPro:IPR004839,IPR015424,IPR015421,IPR015422;~PFAM:PF00155;~TransMembrane:1 (o154-173i);~go_function: GO:0003824 - catalytic activity [Evidence IEA];~go_function: GO:0030170 - pyridoxal phosphate binding [Evidence IEA];~go_process: GO:0009058 - biosynthetic process [Evidence IEA]), whose amino-acid sequence MPRRAASSFVNDPSNVPSSSPASAKGGIAIKASAVKPNRLSQLFSTSPKSKAESQTAQAAVQSASGILNSSTATPPISSASLSLPTISLSTATADNPNMDEPPTTLFQPPSPEEARRLAKQHAQFGPIGHHSHRYTSQHPGGTFPEPVMDEPPYYYLLTTYISYLILIAFGHVRDFFGKRFREENYRHLKPQNGYGALNSDFDNFYVRRLKLRINDCFERPVTGVPGRYITLIDRATDDHNKHFYFTGTTTDTLNLSSYNYLGFAQSEGPCADIAEDSIRKYGIVSPSTRAEVGSQDLHVEVEDLVAKFVGKEASMVFSMGFGTNANIFPALVNKGCLIISDELNHASIRFGARLSGASIAMFKHNDMRDLECKLREAISQGQPRTHRPWKKILVVVEGLYSMEGSMCNLPGLVMLKRRYKFHLFVDEAHSIGAIGPKGRGVCDYFGIDTSEVDILMGTLTKSFGANGGYIAADKAMIDVLRATNSGVFYGEAPAPAVLAQIMSALRIINGELIPGQGEERLQRLAFNSRYLRLGLKRLGFIVYGHDDSPIIPVLLFNPAKMPAFSHEMLKRKISVVVVGYPATPLVSSRARFCVSAAHTKEDLDRILTACDEIGNVLQLKFSTGIAGGALPEDAMPPPEKEQELHRKRNSKIIPPRWQIEDVIRRGVQDVKSPLY is encoded by the coding sequence ATGCCTCGTCGCGCTGCTAGTTCTTTCGTCAACGACCCCTCCAAcgttccctcttcttctcctgcctCCGCAAAGGGTGGTATCGCCATCAAGGCGTCCGCTGTTAAACCTAACCGCCTAAGTCAGCTATTTTCGACCTCTCCTAAGTCCAAGGCCGAATCTCAGACTGCGCAGGCCGCTGTCCAGTCGGCCAGTGGAATCCTGAACTCTAGCACAGCCACCCCACCCATCAGTTCAGCCTCTCTGTCGCTGCCTAcaatctctctctccactgccACAGCGGATAATCCGAACATGGACGAACCACCGACCACTCTCTTTCAGCCGCCTTCGCCCGAAGAGGCTCGTCGCCTGGCTAAGCAACATGCTCAGTTCGGCCCCATCGGCCACCATAGCCATCGGTACACCAGTCAGCATCCCGGTGGTACCTTTCCGGAGCCTGTGATGGACGAACCCCCGTATTATTACCTTCTCACCACCTATATCAGTTATCTTATCCTAATCGCTTTCGGTCATGTGCGAGACTTCTTTGGAAAGCGCTTCCGCGAAGAGAACTATCGGCATCTTAAGCCCCAGAATGGATATGGCGCCCTGAACAGTGACTTCGACAACTTCTACGTGCGCCGTCTCAAATTGCGAATTAACGATTGCTTCGAACGTCCCGTCACTGGGGTTCCTGGTCGCTATATCACGTTGATCGATCGGGCCACGGATGACCACAACAAGCACTTCTACTTCACTGGAACGACCACTGACACCTTGAACCTGAGCTCATACAACTACCTTGGATTTGCTCAATCCGAGGGTCCATGTGCGGACATTGCTGAGGATTCGATCCGCAAGTATGGTATCGTTTCCCCCAGTACTCGCGCTGAGGTTGGATCCCAGGATCTTCATGTGGAGGTAGAGGACTTGGTCGCCAAGTTCGTTGGCAAAGAGGCTTCCATGGTTTTCTCCATGGGCTTTGGTACCAACGCGAACATCTTCCCCGCTCTAGTGAACAAGGGCTGTCTTATCATTTCCGACGAGCTCAATCATGCCTCGATTCGGTTTGGTGCACGTCTTTCGGGTGCTTCCATTGCCATGTTCAAGCACAATGACATGCGGGATCTGGAATGTAAACTGCGCGAAGCTATCAGCCAAGGTCAACCCCGTACCCATCGGCcgtggaagaagatcttggTTGTCGTTGAAGGGCTCTATTCCATGGAAGGTTCCATGTGCAACCTCCCTGGACTGGTCATGCTGAAGAGGCGCTACAAGTTCCACCTGTTCGTTGATGAGGCCCATTCCATTGGTGCCATTGGTCCTAAGGGTCGTGGTGTTTGTGACTACTTTGGAATTGACACCAGCGAAGTTGACATTCTTATGGGAACCCTCACAAAGTCTTTCGGTGCCAACGGTGGATACATCGCCGCGGATAAGGCAATGATTGATGTGCTTAGAGCGACCAACTCTGGTGTTTTCTATGGCGAGGCTCCTGCTCCGGCAGTTTTGGCGCAAATCATGTCGGCGTTGCGGATCATCAACGGCGAACTCATCCCCGGTCAGGGTGAAGAGCGACTGCAGCGTTTGGCCTTCAACTCACGGTATCTCCGCCTGGGCTTGAAGCGTCTTGGCTTTATAGTGTACGGCCACGATGACTCGCCGATCATCCCTGTTCTCCTTTTCAACCCTGCCAAAATGCCCGCCTTTTCCCACGAAATGCTAAAGCGGAAAATCTCGGTCGTCGTCGTGGGTTATCCTGCTACGCCGCTGGTATCTTCTCGTGCCCGTTTTTGCGTCTCTGCTGCGCACACCAAGGAGGATCTTGACCGCATCCTAACAGCTTGCGACGAAATCGGCAATGTCCTGCAGCTCAAGTTTTCGACAGGCATCGCGGGAGGTGCCCTGCCGGAGGATGCGATGCCCCCTCCGGAGAAGGAACAAGAGTTGCATCGCAAACGCAACTCCAAGATCATTCCTCCTAGATGGCAGATTGAGGATGTGATCAGACGAGGCGTTCAAGATGTCAAGTCGCCACTTTATTAG